A genome region from Acinetobacter lwoffii includes the following:
- a CDS encoding muconate/chloromuconate family cycloisomerase yields the protein MYKSVETLLVEIPTIRPHKMAVATMQTQTLVLVKITTEDGYIGWGEATTIGGLGYGDESPESVKVNIETYFAPLLKTLSGLNVAQTLQAIKKNINGNRFAKCAIQTALLDIQAQRLGLPLSEVLGGRLRDSIPVLWVLASGNTEKDIAEAEKMVAAKRHNIFKLKIGSRPVEEDVEHVLAIKKALGKDVSIRVDVNRAWSELEAIKGIQLLQDGGVDLIEQPCAIDNLDAMRRLTRRFDVAIMADESLMGPHSAYEIAKQNGSSVFAVKVAQSGGLIEGCEVGKIAKLAGIDLYGGTMLEGPVGTIASAHVFSTFESLAFGTELFGPLLLTEDILKTPLNYQNFELEIPKGPGLGIELDENKIDNLRRQ from the coding sequence ATGTATAAGTCAGTTGAAACCTTGCTGGTAGAAATTCCAACCATTCGCCCTCACAAGATGGCAGTGGCGACGATGCAAACCCAGACCCTGGTATTGGTCAAAATCACCACTGAAGATGGTTACATCGGTTGGGGTGAAGCAACAACTATCGGTGGCTTAGGTTATGGTGATGAAAGCCCGGAAAGCGTAAAAGTAAATATTGAAACTTATTTTGCGCCTCTTTTAAAAACATTATCCGGTTTAAATGTTGCACAGACATTACAAGCAATCAAAAAGAATATTAATGGTAACCGTTTTGCTAAATGTGCGATTCAGACTGCACTTTTAGACATTCAGGCACAACGTTTAGGTTTGCCATTAAGCGAAGTCCTCGGTGGCCGCTTACGTGACAGTATTCCAGTTCTTTGGGTATTGGCTTCTGGCAATACCGAAAAAGATATTGCTGAAGCAGAGAAAATGGTTGCGGCAAAACGTCACAACATTTTCAAACTCAAAATCGGTTCTCGTCCGGTAGAAGAAGATGTTGAACATGTGCTGGCAATTAAGAAAGCCTTAGGCAAAGACGTTTCGATCCGTGTCGATGTGAACCGTGCCTGGTCAGAACTGGAAGCGATTAAAGGCATTCAGTTATTGCAAGATGGCGGTGTTGATCTGATTGAACAGCCATGTGCAATTGATAACCTGGACGCCATGCGCCGTCTGACCAGACGTTTTGATGTTGCCATCATGGCAGACGAATCGTTAATGGGCCCGCACTCAGCGTATGAGATTGCCAAACAAAACGGTTCTTCTGTATTTGCAGTCAAAGTTGCCCAGTCGGGTGGCCTGATTGAAGGTTGCGAAGTAGGCAAGATTGCCAAACTTGCAGGTATTGACCTGTATGGCGGCACCATGCTGGAAGGCCCGGTGGGCACAATTGCTTCGGCACATGTGTTCTCTACTTTTGAAAGTCTGGCGTTCGGTACCGAGCTGTTTGGTCCTCTACTGCTGACTGAAGATATTTTGAAAACCCCGCTCAACTATCAAAACTTTGAACTTGAGATTCCGAAAGGACCAGGTCTAGGGATTGAGTTGGATGAAAACAAGATTGACAACTTGCGTCGTCAGTAA
- the catA gene encoding catechol 1,2-dioxygenase, with protein sequence MNRQEIDALVKQMNVDTATGPVDERVQQVVVRLLGDLFQAIEDLDISQSELWKGLEYFTDAGQANELGLLAAGLGLEHYLDLRADEADAKAGITGGTPRTIEGPLYVAGAPETVSFARMDDGSEEGKIPTLIIEGTVTDTDGNRVEGAKVEIWHANSLGNYSFFDKSQSDFNLRRSIITAADGQYTALTTMPVGYGCPPEGTTQFVLDKLGRHGNRPSHVHYFVSAPGYRKLTTQFNIEGDQYLWDDFAFATREGLVATAVDVTDEAEITKRGLNGPFKHIQFDIELVKEKQDAPSTEVDRRRASA encoded by the coding sequence ATGAATCGCCAAGAAATTGATGCATTAGTTAAGCAAATGAACGTTGATACAGCGACAGGTCCTGTAGATGAACGTGTACAACAAGTTGTTGTGCGTTTATTGGGTGACCTTTTCCAAGCGATCGAAGATCTTGATATTTCTCAGTCAGAACTGTGGAAAGGTCTGGAATACTTTACTGATGCCGGTCAAGCGAACGAATTAGGTTTATTGGCTGCAGGTTTGGGTCTGGAGCATTACCTAGACTTACGTGCTGACGAAGCAGATGCTAAAGCAGGTATTACTGGCGGTACGCCACGTACGATTGAAGGTCCACTTTATGTAGCTGGCGCACCTGAAACAGTAAGCTTTGCACGTATGGATGATGGTTCTGAAGAAGGAAAAATCCCGACGCTGATCATTGAAGGTACAGTGACAGATACTGATGGCAACCGTGTTGAAGGTGCCAAAGTTGAAATCTGGCATGCAAACAGCCTGGGCAATTACTCATTCTTTGACAAGTCACAGTCTGACTTTAACTTGCGTCGCAGCATCATTACCGCTGCCGATGGTCAATATACTGCATTGACTACAATGCCAGTAGGTTATGGCTGCCCTCCAGAAGGCACAACTCAGTTTGTACTGGACAAGCTAGGCCGTCACGGTAACCGTCCATCGCACGTACATTACTTCGTATCTGCACCGGGTTACCGCAAGCTGACTACTCAATTCAACATTGAAGGCGACCAATACCTGTGGGATGACTTTGCATTCGCTACTCGTGAAGGTCTGGTTGCAACTGCGGTTGACGTGACTGATGAAGCTGAAATTACAAAACGTGGTCTGAACGGTCCTTTCAAACACATTCAATTTGATATTGAACTTGTGAAAGAGAAACAAGACGCGCCTTCTACTGAAGTTGATCGTCGCCGCGCTAGCGCTTAA
- a CDS encoding MFS transporter, with protein MSTNKVNINTLIDEAKFTPFHWGVLIWCLLIIIFDGYDLVIYGVALPLLMQEWSLSAVQAGMLASTALFGMMFGAMSFGTLSDKLGRKKTIMICVAIFSGFTFIGAFATSPIEFGILRFLAGLGIGGVMPNVVALMTEYAPKRIRSTLVALMFSGYAIGGMTSALLGAWLVPQFGWKIMFLLAGIPLLILPILWKYLPESLMYLTNKQQTAQAHIIIQKISPTQVITSDTQFVLNEVQKGDEAPLKALFQQGRSFSTFMFWLAFFMCLLMVYALGSWLPKLMIQAGYSLGASMIFLFALNIGGMVGAIGGGYLADKFHIKKVLTIMFLCGAIALILLGFNSPQFVLYTLIAVAGAATIGSQILLYTFVAQYYPSTVRSTGMGWASGIGRIGAIVGPVLTGALLTMNLPHQMNFFAIAIPGVIAALAIFLVNLKTSVDGQALATPDVKPNPLAKEATH; from the coding sequence ATGTCTACAAATAAAGTGAATATAAATACGCTGATTGATGAAGCGAAATTCACACCCTTTCATTGGGGTGTTTTGATCTGGTGTTTACTGATCATTATCTTTGACGGTTATGACCTGGTCATCTATGGGGTGGCATTGCCGCTGCTGATGCAAGAATGGTCGTTAAGTGCAGTGCAAGCTGGAATGCTGGCTAGTACTGCCTTATTCGGAATGATGTTTGGTGCCATGAGTTTCGGTACATTGTCCGATAAACTCGGCCGTAAAAAAACCATCATGATCTGTGTGGCTATTTTTAGCGGCTTCACATTCATTGGTGCCTTTGCCACATCACCAATCGAATTTGGAATCTTGCGCTTCTTGGCTGGTTTGGGTATTGGCGGGGTCATGCCTAACGTGGTCGCTTTGATGACCGAATATGCGCCTAAACGTATCCGCAGTACGCTGGTTGCCCTGATGTTTAGTGGTTATGCCATTGGCGGGATGACTTCTGCGCTACTCGGTGCATGGTTGGTGCCACAATTTGGCTGGAAAATCATGTTCCTGCTTGCCGGTATTCCATTGCTCATCTTGCCGATTCTTTGGAAATATCTGCCAGAATCCCTGATGTACCTGACCAACAAACAACAGACGGCTCAAGCACACATTATTATTCAGAAAATTTCTCCGACACAGGTCATTACCAGTGATACCCAGTTTGTGCTGAATGAAGTACAAAAAGGGGATGAGGCACCATTAAAAGCACTCTTTCAACAAGGCCGTAGCTTCAGTACCTTTATGTTCTGGCTGGCATTCTTTATGTGCCTGTTGATGGTCTACGCCTTGGGTAGCTGGTTGCCAAAACTGATGATTCAGGCAGGTTACTCGCTGGGTGCAAGTATGATCTTCCTGTTCGCCCTGAATATTGGTGGAATGGTGGGTGCCATTGGTGGTGGATATCTCGCAGATAAATTCCATATCAAAAAAGTGCTGACTATCATGTTCTTATGCGGTGCCATTGCATTGATTCTGCTTGGCTTTAACAGTCCGCAATTCGTGCTGTATACCTTGATTGCTGTGGCAGGTGCTGCAACGATTGGCTCACAAATTCTGCTCTATACCTTTGTGGCACAGTATTATCCATCGACGGTACGTTCTACCGGTATGGGTTGGGCATCAGGTATTGGACGTATTGGTGCAATTGTTGGGCCGGTACTCACTGGTGCTTTATTAACCATGAATTTACCACATCAAATGAACTTCTTTGCAATTGCGATTCCTGGCGTAATCGCTGCGCTGGCAATTTTCCTGGTGAACTTAAAAACTTCCGTAGATGGCCAAGCCCTTGCAACACCTGATGTGAAGCCGAATCCATTGGCAAAAGAAGCGACACATTAA
- a CDS encoding aminotransferase-like domain-containing protein, which translates to MYKSEKLAQNIRQMIENGVWKAHEKLPSLREQTQLSGYSLMTVLNAYQELEAQGLVYAKDKLGYYVAEHTQALLNNKQSVQIGLNPKIQINSVVFNYLKSTQSAEIVPFGSAFPNAELLYNAKFMQILAQQAKRKSSYNNQNHMPPGNQDLRQLIANRYQLQGITCNPDDIVITSGALEALNLSLQALTQPGDFILLQQTIFYGAWQAAERLGLQVITIPEHPQFGFDLESFEQALKQYPIKVCWLMLNAHNPIGFTVSSEIKQRIAELLYEYQVYLIEDDVYQELNYGSSKPLPVKYFDQHQMVLHCASFSKTLGMGARVGWVYAGPFSDAIQHLQLMSTLTVSPLLQNALVEFISHHHYEKHLRHLRQHLEKYKKKFYQELKARLGTLCEIYYYSSGYFLWIELPKEVDAQQLYEQLLQQHISIAPALLFKPEPASQHYIRLNCSFEWTAKVEDAVNLLTETILQKSKSAD; encoded by the coding sequence ATGTATAAGTCTGAAAAACTGGCACAAAATATTCGTCAGATGATTGAAAATGGCGTATGGAAGGCACATGAAAAATTACCTTCACTTCGCGAACAGACCCAATTATCTGGTTATAGCCTGATGACGGTACTCAATGCTTATCAAGAACTTGAAGCACAAGGGCTGGTCTATGCCAAAGACAAATTAGGCTATTACGTTGCAGAACACACTCAAGCGCTGCTCAATAACAAACAGTCCGTCCAGATTGGTTTAAATCCTAAAATTCAAATCAATTCGGTGGTATTTAATTATTTAAAATCGACTCAGTCAGCCGAGATTGTGCCTTTTGGTTCTGCCTTTCCCAATGCAGAGCTGTTATATAACGCTAAATTTATGCAGATTCTGGCGCAGCAGGCCAAAAGAAAAAGCAGTTATAACAATCAGAACCATATGCCGCCTGGTAATCAGGACTTGCGGCAACTGATTGCCAACCGTTATCAATTGCAAGGGATTACCTGCAATCCAGATGACATTGTCATTACGTCCGGCGCACTAGAAGCACTGAATCTGTCTTTACAGGCCTTAACCCAACCCGGTGATTTTATTCTGTTGCAGCAAACCATATTTTATGGCGCTTGGCAGGCAGCCGAACGTCTGGGATTACAGGTGATTACGATTCCAGAACATCCACAGTTTGGCTTTGATCTGGAATCATTTGAACAGGCTTTAAAACAATATCCGATCAAGGTTTGCTGGCTGATGCTGAATGCCCATAATCCGATTGGTTTTACCGTCAGTTCTGAAATCAAACAGAGAATCGCGGAACTTTTGTATGAATATCAGGTGTATTTAATCGAAGATGATGTTTATCAGGAATTAAATTATGGTTCATCCAAACCGCTACCGGTTAAATATTTTGATCAGCATCAGATGGTGCTGCACTGTGCCTCATTTTCGAAAACGCTGGGGATGGGCGCCCGCGTCGGCTGGGTGTATGCCGGCCCATTTTCGGATGCCATTCAGCACTTACAGCTCATGAGCACTTTAACGGTCAGTCCCTTACTTCAAAATGCGCTGGTCGAGTTTATTTCACATCATCATTATGAAAAACATTTGCGGCATTTAAGGCAGCATCTGGAAAAATATAAAAAGAAATTTTATCAGGAACTTAAAGCACGTTTAGGCACCCTCTGTGAAATTTACTATTATTCCAGTGGTTATTTTCTCTGGATTGAGTTGCCTAAAGAAGTCGATGCCCAACAGCTCTATGAACAATTACTTCAACAGCATATTTCAATTGCCCCTGCACTGCTGTTTAAGCCTGAGCCTGCCAGCCAACATTATATTCGCCTGAATTGTTCGTTTGAATGGACAGCCAAGGTTGAAGATGCAGTCAATCTGCTGACAGAAACCATTCTTCAAAAGAGCAAAAGCGCGGATTAA
- a CDS encoding LysR family transcriptional regulator: MELRHLRYFVAVVEEQSFTKAAEKLFIAQPPLSRQIQNLEQELDIQLFERGSRPLKTTEAGQFFYQHAVKLLSNAEEIKSMTKRIGIADRTITIGFVGSLLFGLLSRILFLFKQQHPYLKIEMMEMNTYEQIQALKEGRIDVGFGRLRISDPAIKRVLLREERLVVAAHSSHVLAHRENIHLSELVDQHLFLYPNTGKANFSTQVRGIFSEYGLEPKNIRIVRELQLALGFVAAGEGVCIVPESAQNIKLAHLNFVPLADAFAVSPVFMAMRNMDESEYIRYLFDAVYQVYDLEALKYDRSVF; encoded by the coding sequence ATGGAACTCAGACATTTGCGTTACTTCGTTGCCGTCGTCGAAGAACAAAGTTTTACCAAAGCGGCAGAAAAACTGTTTATTGCTCAACCACCTTTGAGCCGACAGATTCAAAATCTAGAGCAAGAGCTCGATATTCAGCTATTTGAGCGTGGTAGCCGCCCGCTAAAAACCACTGAAGCCGGTCAGTTTTTCTATCAGCACGCTGTTAAACTTTTGTCTAATGCTGAAGAAATAAAATCGATGACCAAACGGATTGGCATTGCTGATCGCACCATAACCATCGGTTTTGTTGGCTCTTTATTGTTTGGTTTGTTGTCACGGATTTTATTTTTATTTAAGCAGCAGCATCCTTATCTCAAAATCGAGATGATGGAAATGAATACCTATGAACAGATTCAGGCACTGAAAGAGGGAAGAATTGATGTCGGTTTCGGCCGTTTAAGAATCTCGGATCCTGCGATAAAACGGGTGTTATTGCGTGAAGAACGCCTAGTGGTGGCGGCTCATTCAAGTCATGTACTGGCCCATCGAGAAAATATACATTTATCTGAACTGGTCGATCAGCATCTGTTCTTATATCCGAATACTGGAAAGGCAAATTTTTCGACCCAGGTTCGTGGCATATTTTCCGAGTATGGTCTGGAACCGAAAAATATCCGGATTGTCCGTGAGTTACAGCTGGCACTGGGCTTTGTCGCTGCCGGAGAAGGCGTCTGCATCGTGCCGGAAAGTGCACAAAACATTAAATTAGCCCATCTCAACTTTGTACCTCTAGCAGATGCTTTTGCAGTGAGTCCTGTCTTTATGGCCATGCGCAATATGGATGAGAGCGAATACATCCGTTACCTGTTTGATGCTGTGTATCAAGTCTATGATCTTGAAGCGCTAAAATACGATCGATCGGTATTTTAA
- the benB gene encoding benzoate 1,2-dioxygenase small subunit has product MSDITLENIAQFLYQEARFLDDEQWDDWLTCYAPTASFWMPAWDDDDKLTTDPQSEISLIYYPDRQGLEDRVFRIKTERSSATMPDTRTSHNISNIEVVERDGDKVTVRFNWNTLSFRYKNSYSYFGMSRYEIDFSGDKPQILSKYVVLKNDYINQVIDIYHL; this is encoded by the coding sequence ATGAGCGACATCACTTTAGAAAATATTGCGCAGTTCCTGTATCAAGAAGCTCGCTTTTTAGATGATGAACAATGGGATGACTGGTTAACTTGTTATGCCCCTACTGCTTCTTTCTGGATGCCAGCCTGGGATGACGACGACAAACTGACTACAGATCCACAGTCTGAAATCTCCCTGATTTATTATCCAGACCGTCAAGGTTTAGAAGACCGCGTGTTCCGGATCAAGACTGAACGCTCATCTGCCACCATGCCGGATACACGTACCAGCCACAACATCAGCAATATTGAAGTTGTTGAACGTGATGGCGACAAGGTCACTGTACGTTTTAACTGGAACACCTTGAGTTTCCGTTATAAAAACAGCTACAGCTACTTCGGTATGTCACGTTATGAAATCGATTTTTCAGGCGATAAACCACAAATTTTAAGCAAATACGTGGTACTGAAAAATGATTACATCAATCAGGTTATCGACATCTATCACCTTTAA
- a CDS encoding DcaP family trimeric outer membrane transporter: MNTTQLFNQPTITFKRTVLMSMMAMSLGGISLSTQAQTSAQSNQQEIEQLRQEVQALRALVEQQQRQTAVVTAHVAATPAPATKPVMKIASGAEFNLYGNIRADASYQAEGGSAARMYNQINAVPLEGVGERSDEFKSTLAATRLGMDFKAPVGAGDKALSGKVEVDFLGGASFDNLRIRHAYISYANWLIGQTWSNFAVPDYIPETVDALVYAGGSIKRTPQVRYTSTISPETNLVFAVEDPKDATITGIKQRLPALTARLNHKFADNLTVSARAMGNEKRVNEDEKTAWGVGLGAKYDVVPGTTLKADYYHVKGDSSFVSYANTGVITAANGDLLQSEFDSISVGLTQQFNDKLRGTLGYGYMNFDQDTGYLAAVDQTKANKDLWQAWANIFYSPTKPLSFGLEYVYGEREAYGPVLNTEGDAISSRKGEDNRINAVAIYNF, from the coding sequence ATGAACACGACACAATTATTTAATCAACCAACAATCACATTCAAGCGCACAGTTCTGATGAGCATGATGGCAATGAGTTTAGGGGGCATCAGCTTATCGACTCAAGCACAAACCTCAGCTCAGTCGAATCAGCAGGAAATTGAACAACTGCGCCAGGAAGTTCAGGCTCTACGCGCACTGGTTGAGCAACAGCAAAGACAGACGGCTGTGGTCACTGCACATGTTGCAGCAACACCTGCTCCAGCAACAAAACCCGTAATGAAAATTGCCAGTGGTGCCGAATTTAATCTTTATGGAAATATTCGTGCCGATGCCTCTTATCAGGCTGAAGGTGGTTCAGCAGCACGTATGTATAACCAGATTAATGCTGTACCTTTAGAAGGTGTCGGTGAGCGTAGTGATGAATTTAAATCTACTCTGGCTGCAACCCGTTTAGGCATGGATTTTAAAGCACCAGTCGGTGCTGGAGATAAAGCTTTAAGCGGTAAAGTTGAAGTGGATTTTCTGGGCGGCGCAAGCTTTGATAACTTGCGTATCCGTCATGCTTATATCAGCTATGCCAACTGGTTGATCGGTCAAACCTGGTCGAACTTTGCAGTGCCAGATTATATTCCGGAAACTGTAGATGCATTGGTTTATGCTGGCGGTTCAATTAAACGGACGCCACAAGTTCGTTATACCAGCACCATCAGTCCTGAAACCAATCTAGTATTTGCAGTAGAAGATCCTAAAGATGCAACCATTACTGGTATTAAACAACGTCTACCTGCTTTAACGGCACGTTTAAATCATAAATTTGCTGATAATCTTACAGTCAGTGCCCGTGCGATGGGGAATGAAAAGCGTGTCAATGAAGATGAAAAAACCGCATGGGGTGTAGGGCTTGGTGCCAAGTATGATGTTGTGCCGGGTACAACGCTCAAAGCTGACTATTACCATGTCAAAGGCGATAGCAGCTTTGTATCTTATGCAAATACGGGTGTGATTACCGCTGCAAATGGCGATTTATTACAAAGTGAATTTGATTCAATTTCAGTCGGTCTAACGCAGCAGTTTAATGACAAATTGCGCGGTACATTGGGTTATGGCTATATGAATTTTGATCAGGATACTGGTTATTTGGCTGCTGTTGATCAAACTAAAGCCAATAAAGACTTATGGCAAGCTTGGGCCAATATTTTCTATAGCCCAACCAAGCCTTTAAGTTTTGGTTTGGAATATGTCTATGGTGAGCGTGAAGCCTATGGACCTGTCTTAAATACTGAAGGTGATGCGATTAGTAGTCGTAAGGGTGAAGACAACCGTATTAATGCGGTTGCTATTTACAACTTCTAA
- the catC gene encoding muconolactone Delta-isomerase, with amino-acid sequence MLFHVRMDVNIPRDLPVEQANEIKAVEKAYSQELQRQGKWRHIWRITGQYSNISIFDVESNEELHNLLQGLPLYPYMNIEVMALNRHPSSVRDDDS; translated from the coding sequence ATGCTTTTCCACGTACGTATGGATGTAAACATTCCACGTGATCTGCCAGTTGAACAGGCAAACGAAATTAAGGCTGTTGAAAAGGCTTATTCACAGGAATTGCAGCGTCAAGGCAAATGGCGTCATATCTGGCGCATCACGGGCCAGTACTCAAACATCAGTATTTTTGATGTTGAAAGCAATGAAGAGTTGCACAACCTGTTACAAGGCTTGCCTCTCTATCCTTATATGAACATTGAAGTGATGGCATTAAACCGTCACCCATCTTCAGTTCGAGATGACGACAGTTGA
- the benA gene encoding benzoate 1,2-dioxygenase large subunit has product MPRIPVINTSHLDRIDELLVDDYESGEFKLHRSVFTDQALFDLEMKYIFEGNWVYLAHESQIPNNNDFYTTYMGRQPIIIARNRQGELNAMINACSHRGAQLCRNKKGNKATYTCPFHGWTFNNSGKLLKVKDPAEAGYSDCFNKDGSHDLKKVARFENYKGFLFGSLNPDVPSLEEYLGEATKIIDMIVDQSEQGLEVLRGSSTYTYEGNWKLTAENGADGYHVSAVHWNYAATTQQRKEKEAGDNIRAMSAGAWGKQGGGSYGFEHGHMLLWTQWANPEDRPNFAKKDEYTAQYGEAMAKWMIERSRNLCIYPNVYFMDQFGSQIRVLRPISVDKTEVTIYCIAPVGEEPEARTRRIRQYEDFFNASGMATPDDLEEFRACQAGYAGIALEWNDMCRGSKHWIQGPDDAANEIGLKPKLSGIKTEDEGLYLAQHQYWLELIKKGIATEKEIAASTEGENA; this is encoded by the coding sequence ATGCCTCGTATTCCCGTAATTAACACCAGCCATTTAGACCGCATTGACGAATTACTGGTTGATGATTATGAATCTGGTGAATTTAAACTACACCGTTCAGTATTTACAGACCAGGCCCTGTTTGACCTTGAGATGAAATACATCTTTGAAGGCAACTGGGTTTATCTAGCACATGAAAGCCAGATTCCAAACAATAACGACTTCTATACTACCTATATGGGTCGTCAGCCGATCATCATTGCACGTAACCGTCAAGGTGAACTGAATGCCATGATCAATGCCTGTTCGCATCGCGGTGCACAATTGTGTCGTAACAAGAAAGGCAATAAAGCAACTTATACTTGCCCATTCCATGGCTGGACGTTTAATAACTCAGGTAAGTTATTAAAAGTCAAAGATCCGGCTGAAGCGGGTTATTCAGACTGCTTTAACAAAGACGGTTCACATGACCTGAAAAAGGTTGCCCGTTTTGAAAACTATAAAGGTTTCCTGTTCGGTAGCTTGAATCCGGATGTTCCTTCTCTGGAAGAATACCTGGGTGAAGCGACTAAAATCATTGACATGATCGTGGATCAGTCTGAGCAAGGTCTGGAAGTTTTACGTGGTTCTTCGACTTATACCTATGAAGGTAACTGGAAGTTGACTGCTGAAAACGGTGCTGATGGTTATCACGTGTCTGCTGTACACTGGAACTATGCTGCAACGACTCAGCAACGTAAAGAAAAAGAAGCTGGTGACAACATCCGTGCCATGAGCGCAGGTGCATGGGGCAAACAAGGCGGTGGTTCTTACGGCTTTGAACATGGTCACATGTTACTTTGGACGCAATGGGCAAACCCGGAAGACCGTCCTAACTTTGCCAAGAAAGATGAATACACTGCGCAATATGGCGAAGCTATGGCGAAGTGGATGATCGAACGTTCACGTAACCTGTGTATCTATCCAAATGTGTATTTCATGGATCAGTTTGGTTCACAAATCCGCGTCCTGCGCCCGATTTCTGTCGATAAGACTGAAGTGACGATTTACTGTATCGCACCTGTAGGCGAAGAGCCTGAAGCGCGTACCCGTCGTATCCGTCAGTATGAAGATTTCTTTAACGCTTCAGGTATGGCAACCCCAGACGATCTTGAAGAATTCCGTGCATGTCAGGCAGGTTATGCCGGTATCGCGCTGGAATGGAACGACATGTGCCGTGGTTCTAAACACTGGATCCAAGGCCCGGACGATGCTGCCAATGAAATCGGTTTAAAACCAAAACTGTCTGGTATTAAAACTGAAGATGAAGGTCTATACCTGGCTCAGCACCAGTACTGGTTAGAATTGATCAAAAAAGGCATTGCGACTGAAAAAGAAATTGCAGCATCTACTGAAGGAGAAAACGCATGA